One genomic region from Camelus dromedarius isolate mCamDro1 chromosome 17, mCamDro1.pat, whole genome shotgun sequence encodes:
- the USP19 gene encoding ubiquitin carboxyl-terminal hydrolase 19 isoform X12 — protein MEKQPRIHWWVCGKLGRKPLPWLSADELSVPCWRIWPQRVAKIAGPGRKRRSPDPDAVADPGALWLSTKRLKMSGGASATGPRRGPPGLEEATSKKKQKDRANQESKDGDPRRGGSASSPREEQTKEELLLDWRQSADEVIVKLRVGAGPLRLEEVDAAFTDTDCVVRLPGGRQWGGVFYAEIESSCTKVQARKGGLLQLSLPKKVPLLTWPSLLKPLGTQELVPGLRCQENGQEPSPISLEPGPEPRRVKQEARNQKRAQGRGEVGAGAGPGAQAGPSAKRAVHLRRGPEGEGSRDGPGPRGDAPPFLAEPATQAEAEEQLRVPPLNPQTCLLGSEENLALLTGEKAVSPRNDPVSPAMARSRDPEKEPESMVNLAFVKNDSYEKGPDSVVVHVYVKEIRRDTSRVLFREQDFTLIFQTRDGNFLRLHPGCGPHTIFRWQVKLRNLIEPEQCAFCFTASRIDICLRKRQSQRWGGLEAPAARGAVGGAKVAVPTGPTPLDSTPPGGAPHPLTGQEEARAVEKEKPKARSEDTGLDGVAARTPVEHVAPKPEPHLASPKPTCMVPPMPHSPVSGDSVEEEEEEEKKVCLPGFTGLVNLGNTCFMNSVIQSLSNTRELRDFFHDRSFEAEINYNNPLGTGGRLAIGFAVLLRALWKGTHHAFQPSKLKAIVASKASQFTGYAQHDAQEFMAFLLDGLHEDLNRIQNKPYTETVDSDGRPDEVVAEEAWQRHKMRNDSFIVDLFQGQYKSKLVCPVCAKVSITFDPFLYLPVPLPQKQKVLPVFYFAREPHSKPIKFLVSISKENSSASEVLDSLSQSVHVKPENLRLAEVIKNRFHRVFLPSHSLDTVSPSDTLLCFELLSPELAKERVVVLEVQQRPQVPSVPISKCAACQRKQQSEDEKLKRCTRCYRVGYCNQLCQKTHWPDHKGLCRPENIGYPFLVSVPASRLTYARLAQLLEGYARYSVSVFQPPFQPGRMALESQGPGCTTLLSTSSLEAGDSERDPIQPPELQLVTPVAEGDTGVPRAWTSPDRGPVPSTSGVSSEVLASGPIEVGSLPAGERMSRPEAAVPGYQHPSEAMNAHTPQFFIYKIDATNREQRLEDKGDTPLELGDDCSLALVWRNNERLQEFVLVASKELECAEDPGSAGEAARAGHFTLDQCLNLFTRPEVLAPEEAWYCPQCKQHREASKQLLLWRLPNVLIVQLKRFSFRSFIWRDKINDLVEFPVRNLDLSKFCIGQKEEQLPSYDLYAVINHYGGMIGGHYTACARLPNDRSSQRSDVGWRLFDDSTVTTVDESQVVTRYAYVLFYRRRNSPVERPPRAGHSEHHPDLGPAAESAASQASRIWQELEAEEEPVPEGPVPLGPWGPQDWVGPPPRGPTTSDEGCLRYFVLGTMAALVALVLNVFYPLVSQSPWR, from the exons ATGGAGAAACAGCCCAGAATCCACTGGTGGGTCTGTGGGAAACTGGGCAGAAAGCCTCTTCCCTGGCTCAGCGCTGATGA GCTGTCAGTTCCTTGCTGGAGAATTTGGCCACAAAGAGTTGCCAAGATAGCTGGGCCAGGAAGAAAGCGCCGTAGCCCTGACCCAGACGCCGTTGCCGACCCCGGGGCACTCTGGCTGTCGACCAAGCGGCTCAAGATGTCTGGTGGGGCCAGCGCCACAGGCCCAAGGAGAGGACCCCCAGGACTGGAGGAGGCCACCAGTAAGAAGAAGCAGAAAGATCGAGCAAACCAGGAGAGCAAGGATGGAGATCCTAGGAGAGGTG GTTCAGCATCTTCTCCTCGGGAGGAACAAACCAAAGAAG AATTGTTACTCGATTGGAGGCAGAGTGCTGATGAGGTAATTGTCAAGCTGCGTGTGGGAGCTGGTCCCCTGCGACTGGAGGAGGTAGATGCTGCTTTCACAGACACGGACTGTGTAGTGCGGCTTCCAG GTGGTCGGCAATGGGGTGGTGTTTTCTATGCTGAGATAGAAAGTTCCTGCACTAAAGTGCAGGCTCGCAAAGGCGGCCTCTTGCAACTGTCACTGCCCAAGAAGGTGCCTCTGCTCACGTGGCCCTCTCTCCTG AAACCTCTAGGGACCCAGGAGTTGGTGCCAGGGCTGCGGTGCCAGGAGAATGGGCAGGAGCCATCTCCCATTTCCCTGGAGCCAGGCCCTGAGCCCCGCCGGGTTAAGCAGGAGGCTCGGAACCAGAAGCGGGCCCAGGGCCGAGGTGAGGTAGGCGCAGGGGCTGgccctggggcccaggcaggACCCAGTGCCAAGAGGGCTGTGCATCTCCGCAGAGGGCCAGAGGGGGAAGGATCCAGAGATGGCCCTGGGCCCCGGGGCGATGCCCCACCCTTCCTCGCTGAGCCAGCCACCCAG GCTGAGGCTGAGGAACAGCTCCGTGTACCACCACTGAACCCCCAGACCTGCCTCCTGGGCTCAGAGGAGAACCTAGCGCTTTTAACAGGAGAGAAGGCAGTGTCCCCCAGGAATGACCCAGTGTCCCCAGCCATGGCCCGGAGCAGAGACCCTGAGAAAG AGCCTGAGTCCATGGTGAACCTGGCATTTGTCAAGAATGACTCGTATGAGAAGGGGCCGGACTCAGTGGTGGTGCACGTGTACGTGAAGGAAATCCGCAGGGACACCTCTCGAGTGCTTTTCCGCGAGCAGGACTTCACGCTTATCTTCCAGACCAG GGACGGAAACTTCCTAAGACTGCACCCAGGCTGTGGGCCCCACACCATCTTCCGCTGGCAGGTGAAGCTCAG GAACCTGATTGAGCCAGAGCAGTGCGCCTTCTGCTTCACAGCCTCTCGCATCGACATTTGCCTCCGTAAGCGGCAGAGTCAGCGCTGGGGGGGCCTGGAGGCCCCTGCTGCACGAG GTGCAGTGGGTGGTGCAAAGGTTGCAGTGCCGACAGGTCCAACCCCTCTGGATTCAACCCCACCGGgaggtgccccccaccccctgacaGGCCAGGAAGAAGCCCGAGCAGTGGAGAAGGAGAAACCCAAGGCTCGATCTGAGGACACAGGCCTGGATGGTGTGGCAGCCCGCACCCCCGTGGAGCATGTAGCCCCAAAGCCAGAGCCACACCTGGCTTCG CCCAAGCCTACGTGTATGGTGCCTCCAATGCCTCACAGCCCGGTGAGTGGAGACagtgtggaggaagaggaggaggaagagaagaaggtgTGTCTGCCGGGCTTCACTGGCCTCGTCAATCTAGGCAACACCTGCTTCATGAACAGCGTCATTCAGTCTCTGTCCAACACTCGGGAGCTGCGGGATTTCTTCCACG ACCGCTCCTTTGAAGCTGAGATCAACTACAACAACCCACTGGGGACTGGTGGGCGTTTGGCCATTGGCTTTGCTGTGCTGCTCCGGGCACTGTGGAAGGGAACCCACCATGCCTTCCAGCCCTCCAAATTGAAG GCCATTGTGGCGAGCAAGGCGAGCCAGTTCACAGGCTATGCACAGCATGATGCCCAGGAGTTCATGGCTTTCCTGCTGGATGGGCTACATGAGGACCTGAACCGCATTCAGAATAAGCCCTACACGGAGACCGTGGACTCAGACGGGCGGCCTGATGAG GTGGTAGCTGAGGAAGCCTGGCAGCGGCACAAGATGAGGAATGACTCTTTCATCGTGGACCTATTTCAGGGCCAGTACAAGTCGAAGCTGGTGTGCCCTGTGTGTGCTAAG GTCTCCATCACTTTTGACCCATTCCTGTACCTGCCAGTCCCCTTGCCACAGAAGCAAAAGGTTCTCCCTGTCTTCTATTTTGCCCGGGAGCCCCACAGCAAGCCCATCAAG TTTCTGGTGAGCATCAGCAAGGAGAACTCCAGTGCAAGTGAAGTGTTGGACTCCCTTTCGCAGAGTGTCCACGTGAAGCCTGAGAACCTGCGTCTGGCTGAG GTGATTAAGAATCGCTTCCACCGTGTGTTCTTGCCCTCCCACTCACTGGACACTGTGTCCCCTTCTGACACGCTCCTCTGCTTTGAGCTGCTATCTCCAGAGTTGGCTAAGGAGCGGGTGGTGGTGCTAGAGGTGCAGCAG CGTCCCCAGGTGCCCAGCGTCCCCATCTCCAAGTGTGCAGCCTGCCAGCGGAAGCAGCAGTCAGAGGATGAGAAGCTGAAGCGCTGTACCCGGTGCTACCGCGTGGGCTACTGTAACCA aCTCTGCCAGAAAACCCACTGGCCTGACCACAAGGGCCTCTGCCGCCCTGAGAACATTGGCTACCCTTTTTTGGTCAGTGTACCTGCCTCACGCCTCACTTATGCCCGTCTTGCTCAGTTGCTAGAGGGCTATGCCCG GTACTCTGTGAGTGTGTTCCAGCCACCCTTCCAGCCTGGCCGCATGGCCTTGGAGTCCCAGGGCCCTGGTTGCACCACGCTGCTCTCTACTAGCTCATTGGAGGCTGGGGACAGTGAGAGAGACCCTATTCAGCCACCTGAGCTCCAGTTGGTGACCCCCGTGGCTGAAGGGGACACAGGGGTTCCCCGGGCATGGACATCTCCTGATCGGGGCCCTGTGCCCAGCACCAGTGGCGTTTCTTCTGAAGTGCTGGCCAGTGGGCCCATTGAAGTTGGCTCCTTGCCTGCTGGTGAGAGGATGTCCCGGCCTGAAG CTGCTGTGCCTGGGTACCAACACCCAAGTGAAGCCATGAATGCCCACACACCCCagttctttatctataaaattgaCGCAACTAACCGAGAGCAGCGGCTAGAAGACAAAG GAGATACCCCACTAGAGTTGGGTGATGACTGCAGCCTGGCTCTGGTCTGGCGGAACAATGAGCGCCTGCAGGAATTTGTGTTGGTAGCCTCCAAGGAGCTGGAATGTGCAGAGGATCCAGGCTCTGCCGGTGAGGCTGCCCGCGCTGGCCACTTCACTCTGGACCAGTGCCTGAACCTCTTCACGCGGCCTGAGGTGCTGGCACCTGAGGAGGCTTG GTACTGCCCACAGTGCAAACAACACCGCGAGGCCTCCAAGCAGCTGCTGCTGTGGCGCCTGCCCAATGTGCTCATCGTGCAGCTCAAGCGCTTCTCCTTCCGTAGTTTCATCTGGCGTGACAAGATCAATGACTTGGTGGAGTTCCCTGTTCG GAACCTGGACCTGAGCAAGTTCTGCATCGGTCAGAAAGAGGAGCAGCTGCCCAGCTACGACCTGTATGCTGTCATCAACCACTATGGAGGCATGATCGGTGGCCACTATACCGCCTGTGCACGCCTGCCCAATGACCGCAGCAGCCAGCGCAGCGACGTGG GCTGGCGCTTGTTTGATGACAGCACGGTGACAACGGTAGACGAGAGCCAGGTCGTGACGCGTTATGCCTATGTACTCTTCTACCGCCGGCGGAACTCTCCTGTGGAGAGGCCCCCCCGGGCAGGTCACTCTGAGCACCACCCTGACCTAGGCCCTGCAGCTGAGTCTGCTGCCAGCCAG
- the USP19 gene encoding ubiquitin carboxyl-terminal hydrolase 19 isoform X11: MSGGASATGPRRGPPGLEEATSKKKQKDRANQESKDGDPRRGGSASSPREEQTKEELLLDWRQSADEVIVKLRVGAGPLRLEEVDAAFTDTDCVVRLPGGRQWGGVFYAEIESSCTKVQARKGGLLQLSLPKKVPLLTWPSLLKKPLGTQELVPGLRCQENGQEPSPISLEPGPEPRRVKQEARNQKRAQGRGEVGAGAGPGAQAGPSAKRAVHLRRGPEGEGSRDGPGPRGDAPPFLAEPATQAEAEEQLRVPPLNPQTCLLGSEENLALLTGEKAVSPRNDPVSPAMARSRDPEKEPESMVNLAFVKNDSYEKGPDSVVVHVYVKEIRRDTSRVLFREQDFTLIFQTRDGNFLRLHPGCGPHTIFRWQVKLRNLIEPEQCAFCFTASRIDICLRKRQSQRWGGLEAPAARGAVGGAKVAVPTGPTPLDSTPPGGAPHPLTGQEEARAVEKEKPKARSEDTGLDGVAARTPVEHVAPKPEPHLASPKPTCMVPPMPHSPVSGDSVEEEEEEEKKVCLPGFTGLVNLGNTCFMNSVIQSLSNTRELRDFFHDRSFEAEINYNNPLGTGGRLAIGFAVLLRALWKGTHHAFQPSKLKAIVASKASQFTGYAQHDAQEFMAFLLDGLHEDLNRIQNKPYTETVDSDGRPDEVVAEEAWQRHKMRNDSFIVDLFQGQYKSKLVCPVCAKVSITFDPFLYLPVPLPQKQKVLPVFYFAREPHSKPIKFLVSISKENSSASEVLDSLSQSVHVKPENLRLAEVIKNRFHRVFLPSHSLDTVSPSDTLLCFELLSPELAKERVVVLEVQQRPQVPSVPISKCAACQRKQQSEDEKLKRCTRCYRVGYCNQLCQKTHWPDHKGLCRPENIGYPFLVSVPASRLTYARLAQLLEGYARYSVSVFQPPFQPGRMALESQGPGCTTLLSTSSLEAGDSERDPIQPPELQLVTPVAEGDTGVPRAWTSPDRGPVPSTSGVSSEVLASGPIEVGSLPAGERMSRPEAAVPGYQHPSEAMNAHTPQFFIYKIDATNREQRLEDKGDTPLELGDDCSLALVWRNNERLQEFVLVASKELECAEDPGSAGEAARAGHFTLDQCLNLFTRPEVLAPEEAWYCPQCKQHREASKQLLLWRLPNVLIVQLKRFSFRSFIWRDKINDLVEFPVRNLDLSKFCIGQKEEQLPSYDLYAVINHYGGMIGGHYTACARLPNDRSSQRSDVGWRLFDDSTVTTVDESQVVTRYAYVLFYRRRNSPVERPPRAGHSEHHPDLGPAAESAASQGLGPGQAPEVAPTRTAPERFAPPVDRPAPTYSNMEEVD, from the exons ATGTCTGGTGGGGCCAGCGCCACAGGCCCAAGGAGAGGACCCCCAGGACTGGAGGAGGCCACCAGTAAGAAGAAGCAGAAAGATCGAGCAAACCAGGAGAGCAAGGATGGAGATCCTAGGAGAGGTG GTTCAGCATCTTCTCCTCGGGAGGAACAAACCAAAGAAG AATTGTTACTCGATTGGAGGCAGAGTGCTGATGAGGTAATTGTCAAGCTGCGTGTGGGAGCTGGTCCCCTGCGACTGGAGGAGGTAGATGCTGCTTTCACAGACACGGACTGTGTAGTGCGGCTTCCAG GTGGTCGGCAATGGGGTGGTGTTTTCTATGCTGAGATAGAAAGTTCCTGCACTAAAGTGCAGGCTCGCAAAGGCGGCCTCTTGCAACTGTCACTGCCCAAGAAGGTGCCTCTGCTCACGTGGCCCTCTCTCCTG AAGAAACCTCTAGGGACCCAGGAGTTGGTGCCAGGGCTGCGGTGCCAGGAGAATGGGCAGGAGCCATCTCCCATTTCCCTGGAGCCAGGCCCTGAGCCCCGCCGGGTTAAGCAGGAGGCTCGGAACCAGAAGCGGGCCCAGGGCCGAGGTGAGGTAGGCGCAGGGGCTGgccctggggcccaggcaggACCCAGTGCCAAGAGGGCTGTGCATCTCCGCAGAGGGCCAGAGGGGGAAGGATCCAGAGATGGCCCTGGGCCCCGGGGCGATGCCCCACCCTTCCTCGCTGAGCCAGCCACCCAG GCTGAGGCTGAGGAACAGCTCCGTGTACCACCACTGAACCCCCAGACCTGCCTCCTGGGCTCAGAGGAGAACCTAGCGCTTTTAACAGGAGAGAAGGCAGTGTCCCCCAGGAATGACCCAGTGTCCCCAGCCATGGCCCGGAGCAGAGACCCTGAGAAAG AGCCTGAGTCCATGGTGAACCTGGCATTTGTCAAGAATGACTCGTATGAGAAGGGGCCGGACTCAGTGGTGGTGCACGTGTACGTGAAGGAAATCCGCAGGGACACCTCTCGAGTGCTTTTCCGCGAGCAGGACTTCACGCTTATCTTCCAGACCAG GGACGGAAACTTCCTAAGACTGCACCCAGGCTGTGGGCCCCACACCATCTTCCGCTGGCAGGTGAAGCTCAG GAACCTGATTGAGCCAGAGCAGTGCGCCTTCTGCTTCACAGCCTCTCGCATCGACATTTGCCTCCGTAAGCGGCAGAGTCAGCGCTGGGGGGGCCTGGAGGCCCCTGCTGCACGAG GTGCAGTGGGTGGTGCAAAGGTTGCAGTGCCGACAGGTCCAACCCCTCTGGATTCAACCCCACCGGgaggtgccccccaccccctgacaGGCCAGGAAGAAGCCCGAGCAGTGGAGAAGGAGAAACCCAAGGCTCGATCTGAGGACACAGGCCTGGATGGTGTGGCAGCCCGCACCCCCGTGGAGCATGTAGCCCCAAAGCCAGAGCCACACCTGGCTTCG CCCAAGCCTACGTGTATGGTGCCTCCAATGCCTCACAGCCCGGTGAGTGGAGACagtgtggaggaagaggaggaggaagagaagaaggtgTGTCTGCCGGGCTTCACTGGCCTCGTCAATCTAGGCAACACCTGCTTCATGAACAGCGTCATTCAGTCTCTGTCCAACACTCGGGAGCTGCGGGATTTCTTCCACG ACCGCTCCTTTGAAGCTGAGATCAACTACAACAACCCACTGGGGACTGGTGGGCGTTTGGCCATTGGCTTTGCTGTGCTGCTCCGGGCACTGTGGAAGGGAACCCACCATGCCTTCCAGCCCTCCAAATTGAAG GCCATTGTGGCGAGCAAGGCGAGCCAGTTCACAGGCTATGCACAGCATGATGCCCAGGAGTTCATGGCTTTCCTGCTGGATGGGCTACATGAGGACCTGAACCGCATTCAGAATAAGCCCTACACGGAGACCGTGGACTCAGACGGGCGGCCTGATGAG GTGGTAGCTGAGGAAGCCTGGCAGCGGCACAAGATGAGGAATGACTCTTTCATCGTGGACCTATTTCAGGGCCAGTACAAGTCGAAGCTGGTGTGCCCTGTGTGTGCTAAG GTCTCCATCACTTTTGACCCATTCCTGTACCTGCCAGTCCCCTTGCCACAGAAGCAAAAGGTTCTCCCTGTCTTCTATTTTGCCCGGGAGCCCCACAGCAAGCCCATCAAG TTTCTGGTGAGCATCAGCAAGGAGAACTCCAGTGCAAGTGAAGTGTTGGACTCCCTTTCGCAGAGTGTCCACGTGAAGCCTGAGAACCTGCGTCTGGCTGAG GTGATTAAGAATCGCTTCCACCGTGTGTTCTTGCCCTCCCACTCACTGGACACTGTGTCCCCTTCTGACACGCTCCTCTGCTTTGAGCTGCTATCTCCAGAGTTGGCTAAGGAGCGGGTGGTGGTGCTAGAGGTGCAGCAG CGTCCCCAGGTGCCCAGCGTCCCCATCTCCAAGTGTGCAGCCTGCCAGCGGAAGCAGCAGTCAGAGGATGAGAAGCTGAAGCGCTGTACCCGGTGCTACCGCGTGGGCTACTGTAACCA aCTCTGCCAGAAAACCCACTGGCCTGACCACAAGGGCCTCTGCCGCCCTGAGAACATTGGCTACCCTTTTTTGGTCAGTGTACCTGCCTCACGCCTCACTTATGCCCGTCTTGCTCAGTTGCTAGAGGGCTATGCCCG GTACTCTGTGAGTGTGTTCCAGCCACCCTTCCAGCCTGGCCGCATGGCCTTGGAGTCCCAGGGCCCTGGTTGCACCACGCTGCTCTCTACTAGCTCATTGGAGGCTGGGGACAGTGAGAGAGACCCTATTCAGCCACCTGAGCTCCAGTTGGTGACCCCCGTGGCTGAAGGGGACACAGGGGTTCCCCGGGCATGGACATCTCCTGATCGGGGCCCTGTGCCCAGCACCAGTGGCGTTTCTTCTGAAGTGCTGGCCAGTGGGCCCATTGAAGTTGGCTCCTTGCCTGCTGGTGAGAGGATGTCCCGGCCTGAAG CTGCTGTGCCTGGGTACCAACACCCAAGTGAAGCCATGAATGCCCACACACCCCagttctttatctataaaattgaCGCAACTAACCGAGAGCAGCGGCTAGAAGACAAAG GAGATACCCCACTAGAGTTGGGTGATGACTGCAGCCTGGCTCTGGTCTGGCGGAACAATGAGCGCCTGCAGGAATTTGTGTTGGTAGCCTCCAAGGAGCTGGAATGTGCAGAGGATCCAGGCTCTGCCGGTGAGGCTGCCCGCGCTGGCCACTTCACTCTGGACCAGTGCCTGAACCTCTTCACGCGGCCTGAGGTGCTGGCACCTGAGGAGGCTTG GTACTGCCCACAGTGCAAACAACACCGCGAGGCCTCCAAGCAGCTGCTGCTGTGGCGCCTGCCCAATGTGCTCATCGTGCAGCTCAAGCGCTTCTCCTTCCGTAGTTTCATCTGGCGTGACAAGATCAATGACTTGGTGGAGTTCCCTGTTCG GAACCTGGACCTGAGCAAGTTCTGCATCGGTCAGAAAGAGGAGCAGCTGCCCAGCTACGACCTGTATGCTGTCATCAACCACTATGGAGGCATGATCGGTGGCCACTATACCGCCTGTGCACGCCTGCCCAATGACCGCAGCAGCCAGCGCAGCGACGTGG GCTGGCGCTTGTTTGATGACAGCACGGTGACAACGGTAGACGAGAGCCAGGTCGTGACGCGTTATGCCTATGTACTCTTCTACCGCCGGCGGAACTCTCCTGTGGAGAGGCCCCCCCGGGCAGGTCACTCTGAGCACCACCCTGACCTAGGCCCTGCAGCTGAGTCTGCTGCCAGCCAG